The following are encoded in a window of Impatiens glandulifera chromosome 5, dImpGla2.1, whole genome shotgun sequence genomic DNA:
- the LOC124940677 gene encoding protein LURP-one-related 15-like encodes MASISSSGQISVVNSEFCLAYPVDIIIKKKLFSLSKKKYAVTNADGDLFLNVTENFFGVHRRRYLSDTDGNTFLTLQECIMTMHSRWEVFMGDSTEDNNLLFSVKSHSMFQSNTEYDVFMATNSEESGCCDFKIYENEIYAGNTKNNLIAQMNDQGSFMNTEYLVNVYPNVDLVFIVALVVIFEEIKHGGTSNSEGIFELANIVLS; translated from the exons ATGGCGTCGATTTCCAGCTCCGGCCAGATCTCAGTCGTGAACTCTGAATTCTGTTTAGCTTACCCAGTTGATATCATCATAAAAAAGAAGCTCTTCAgcctaagtaaaaaaaaatacgcCGTCACCAACGCTGATGGGGATCTCTTTCTTAACGTGACAGAGAACTTCTTCGGCGTTCATCGCCGTCGGTACCTCAGTGATACCGACGGAAACACCTTCCTTACTCTTCAGGAATGT ATAATGACCATGCATTCAAGGTGGGAAGTTTTCATGGGAGACAGTACAGAAGATAATAATCTACTATTTAGCGTGAAGTCGCATTCTATGTTCCAAAGCAACACTGAATATGATGTTTTCATGGCTACCAATTCAGAGGAAAGTGGTTGTTGTGATTTCAAGATCTATGAAAATGAGATATATGCTGGAAACACTAAAAATAACCTTATTGCTCAA ATGAACGATCAAGGTAGTTTCATGAATACCGAATACTTGGTTAATGTTTATCCTAATGTTGATTTGGTCTTTATAGTCGCACTAGTTGTGATTTTTGAAGAAATTAAACATGGTGGAACATCAAATTCTGAAGGCATATTTGAGTTAGCAAACATTGTTTTGAGTTGA